CGCCCTCTCTATCCTCCAACCCACTAACTTAACAAAATCAAGCTAATTTCTCCAAATTTTGTCGCACATAGGAAATACCGCACTTGTGAAACTATTAGTACGCTGTTATTGTAGCTAAAAATGGTTAATTGTATAGATGTTTCAAAAGACACTACACCTATCATTGGCAAGACACTACACCTATCATTGGCAAGACACTACACCTTCATTGGCAAGACACTACACCTATCATTGGCAAGACACTACACCTATCATTGGCAAGAAGTTCTGTTTTATTCATTTTCACCCAAAAATGAGAAACCATACAGCTTCGTTATTTAGGGGGTTGCAACCCCCAATCCCTCACGCGCGCGCGCGCGCGCGCATGTTAAAACATGTAAAAACAACATAGTTGTTAAAACATGTAATAAAAACAACGCGCATGACGCGCTACATATTTTGGGTTTTTAGTTTTTAGTGGTTTTTTTAGTCTAACGCCAGGTTTGCGCTATCTTGTTTGATTTGCTGACGCAAAACAGCTTCGGCTAACGCCTACGCTTTCAAACTGCGATGCGCTTTTGTCCATGCTCGCTAAGGCTTCGCTTGTTGGTGTTTGCTTGTCAGCAAACAATCGGTCTAAAACCGCTCATTTTGCTCGCTAACGCTCGCTAGGCGGTTTTAGTAGGGTTTAGTATGGGTTAGATTGTAAGCCGAAGTTATATGCGCTTTTAGATGCTAAACTAGTGAGATTGGCTAACTAGCAAGCAACTAAAAGGGAAATGAAGTTTTTTGAATTTTGAATTCTAACTTCCAACTAAAAACAAAATACCCAAATAATGAGCTAAAAACAGCCCTATTTCATCGTTTTGAGTGAAAACCGATGATTATATTAGATTAGAATTTAAAATTCATTCTAGGCGATTTTAGAAAGAAATTTGTCTAAAACAATTCGCTATGACTGCCAAGCCTAACCAAAGTTAAAATGTCTAAATCTACACAAACGCAAAAGAACGAATTAGAGACTTCTTTCAACGAGCAGATGAACCACTTTCAAAACGAATGGAACAGGAAACAAGAGAGCTTCATGAAAAAACAACACAGCTGGATGGAAAGATTAGAGAACACAATCAAAAGATAGACGACGAAAGGAGTTATAATTCCTTGTGAGAAATTATTATTCTACCAAAATAGAATAAGACAAAAATTCTAGCCATTTTGTTTTGAATTTTTAAGGGTTATGTTTTTAACAAGCTTATAAACCCCTATTTTAGGGGATTTTAAAAAATTTCTGATTTCACCGGTAGTATTTCTTGAACCAATTCTTCAAATGTTTTTCATCTTTAGCGATGAAAGGTTTGAGCAGTTTCTCAGGCTTATCCACATCTTGGACTGAAACACAGATCCGATTGTCATTCAATTTGACAATGTTAGTGATTTTCAAATAGCTTGTTATCCCCTTAGGGCATTGATCCACGTTGTTATTAGTGATATTGATCGTTTTGCCTATGTATTCTTCAAACTCTTTGATAGGCTTGTTAGTGATAGGGTGGATTTTAGGGGGATCAATTTCTTCTAGCAAATTGTCTTTTTTTAGGCTGTATCCATTAACAAACAGAAGTTCCAAAGCGAATGTCTTGTTGGATACAAGGAATTTTTGAGAGTTTTTGTTAGTCAAAACATGCAAAAACATTTGATTCTTTTCAAAAGTGGCGTCTTTAATTTGCAAAATAGTCCCATTGTTGTGTCTGAACTGATAGCCGATTAAGGTTTTTAATTCAAGCAACCTAGCTTCCATAGTGGCTTTGGCGTTTCTTTTAGCGATTTGGTTGTTAATATCCCATGCTATGAGCTTAATATCCCTTTTAGCGCGTTGCTTGTCTTTTTGCTTTTGTTGCTTGGTTTCGCCCTGTGGCAGTTGTTCAAAATAGAAATCAATATGCGTTACCTTGCGCTTGTCGTGGCTGTTTCTGCGTTCCTTTTTGTAGCTCAAGTGTTCAAAGGGATAGATTTTTCTGAGTTCTTTGAGAGCGATTTTTAGGACAAAATTGTCTACGCTTCTCATGTCATAATCTTTTGGAATGTTTAAAAGCTCCCTGAATTGAGTCCATTCCACGCTCAAAATCCCTGTGCTTTTGTATTGCTTGAGCAAGCGATAGAGCGTTTTAGCGTATTTGCCTCTTACTTGTTG
The genomic region above belongs to Helicobacter pylori and contains:
- a CDS encoding replication initiation protein, with the translated sequence MEFDQLESQRSDLQKVLKELDTLPKTPQIELQKQKIQDRINKITDTIIKELLSKHEIKKEELEPTLKEKPTPTKAPQTTPTPCKDLVVSTPKDNTYITYHNNANKVNLGKLSEREANLLFAIFQRLKDQGNTLIRFEPQDLKHMLNIDISNERLSEVVIKLWDSIKTADFWKISETETSIIQENYMLFSRCKIELNKPSKDLKYLEIQLNDNYQYLLNNLGMGQYTSFNLLEFQQVRGKYAKTLYRLLKQYKSTGILSVEWTQFRELLNIPKDYDMRSVDNFVLKIALKELRKIYPFEHLSYKKERRNSHDKRKVTHIDFYFEQLPQGETKQQKQKDKQRAKRDIKLIAWDINNQIAKRNAKATMEARLLELKTLIGYQFRHNNGTILQIKDATFEKNQMFLHVLTNKNSQKFLVSNKTFALELLFVNGYSLKKDNLLEEIDPPKIHPITNKPIKEFEEYIGKTINITNNNVDQCPKGITSYLKITNIVKLNDNRICVSVQDVDKPEKLLKPFIAKDEKHLKNWFKKYYR